Part of the Caballeronia sp. SL2Y3 genome is shown below.
CGCGGTTGACTCACGCCGAGCCGTTCGGCTGCACGGCTCACGTTACGCGTTTCCTCGATGGCGACGAGAAACGGAATCAGGTTCAGGTCGAGGTCGTTCATGATGTGGAGCGCGGGCCGCCGTCAGCCGCGTCGCGCGACCAGTTCGGATACGCGTTGCGCCGCGCTTTGCAGCGGGTCGAGAAACGCCTTCACCATCTGCTTCGCGTTCTTGCGCTGTGCATTCCCGCTGATATTGAGCGCCGCGATCACGCGGCCTTGCCGGTCGCGAATCGGCGCGGACATCGAGATCAGTCCTTCTTCCAGTTCCTGATCGACGATGGCCCAGCCCTGGCGGCGCACGAGCGCGATCGCGTCTTTCAACGCATTGCGGTCGGTGATCGTATGCGGCGTCCTCGCGACGATGTTGCTGGCGTTGAGCACCGCGTCGAGCCGCGCGTCGTCGAGCGCCGAGAGCAGGACGCGGCCCATCGACGTGCAGAACGCGGGCAGACGGCTGCCGATGGACAGGTTCTGCGTGATGATCTTGTGCGTCGGCACGCGCAGCACATAGACGATTTCCGCGCCGTTCAGCACGGCCGCCGAACAACTTTCGTGAACCTTCTCGACGAGATCCT
Proteins encoded:
- a CDS encoding IclR family transcriptional regulator, producing MNNLPTPSSDTDVQDAPSRPGDAYVQSFARGLAVIRSFDASRPAQTLTDVAAATGLTRAGARRILLTLQSLGYVEADGRLFQLTPKILDLGFAYLTSMPFWNLAEPVMEDLVEKVHESCSAAVLNGAEIVYVLRVPTHKIITQNLSIGSRLPAFCTSMGRVLLSALDDARLDAVLNASNIVARTPHTITDRNALKDAIALVRRQGWAIVDQELEEGLISMSAPIRDRQGRVIAALNISGNAQRKNAKQMVKAFLDPLQSAAQRVSELVARRG